One Marinibacterium anthonyi genomic region harbors:
- the rlmB gene encoding 23S rRNA (guanosine-2'-O-)-methyltransferase RlmB → MKKPKWVVEKEQAKKAAKTETVWLFGLHAVRDALQNPRREKLRLLVTPNAQAKLEDAIAASGLTPEVEEPRKFSAPIDPASVHQGAALEVRPLDWGRLEDVCIGETSAPRVLLLDRVTDPHNVGAILRSAEVLGASAVIAPWHYSAPETGALAKTASGALERQPYLRVRNLSEAITSLQDMGYLVLGLDGEGEVTLETALEGHGDRPVALVLGAEGPGLRPKTRETVDRLVRIDAAGGFGSLNVSNAAAIALYATQRA, encoded by the coding sequence ATGAAAAAGCCCAAATGGGTCGTGGAAAAGGAACAGGCGAAAAAGGCCGCCAAGACGGAAACCGTCTGGCTGTTCGGCCTGCATGCGGTGCGCGACGCGCTGCAGAATCCGCGGCGCGAAAAACTGCGGCTGCTGGTGACGCCGAATGCGCAGGCCAAGCTGGAAGATGCCATCGCGGCATCGGGCCTGACGCCCGAGGTCGAGGAACCGCGCAAGTTCAGCGCGCCGATCGATCCGGCGTCGGTGCACCAGGGCGCGGCGCTTGAGGTCAGGCCGCTGGATTGGGGACGGCTGGAGGATGTCTGTATCGGCGAAACGTCGGCGCCGCGCGTGCTGCTGCTGGACCGGGTGACCGACCCGCACAACGTGGGCGCCATCCTGCGGTCGGCCGAGGTGCTGGGCGCCTCGGCGGTGATCGCGCCCTGGCATTATTCGGCGCCCGAAACCGGTGCGCTGGCCAAGACGGCCAGCGGCGCGCTGGAACGCCAGCCCTACCTGAGGGTACGCAACCTCTCCGAGGCGATCACGTCATTGCAGGACATGGGCTACCTGGTGCTGGGGCTGGACGGCGAAGGCGAGGTGACGCTGGAAACCGCGCTGGAGGGGCATGGCGACCGCCCCGTGGCCCTTGTGCTGGGGGCCGAAGGGCCCGGGCTGCGCCCCAAGACGCGCGAGACGGTGGACCGGCTGGTGCGCATCGACGCGGCGGGGGGCTTTGGATCGCTCAACGTGTCGAACGCGGCGGCCATCGCGCTTTACGCAACGCAACGGGCGTGA
- a CDS encoding Transposase, which yields MSKRKQHAPEFKAKVALEALKGEETAAELASRFGVHPTMIHQWKRALLEGASGVFERGGRKKPEIDEEQVKELHAKIGELAVANSFLERKLKPWGGK from the coding sequence ATGTCGAAACGGAAGCAGCACGCGCCTGAGTTCAAGGCGAAGGTCGCGCTGGAAGCCCTGAAAGGCGAGGAGACGGCCGCCGAGCTGGCAAGCCGGTTCGGGGTGCATCCGACGATGATCCATCAATGGAAGCGAGCCCTGCTCGAAGGCGCCTCCGGTGTGTTCGAGCGCGGGGGCCGCAAGAAGCCCGAGATTGACGAGGAGCAGGTGAAGGAGCTCCACGCCAAGATCGGGGAGCTGGCGGTGGCCAACTCTTTTTTGGAACGAAAGCTGAAGCCCTGGGGCGGGAAGTGA